Below is a genomic region from Syntrophorhabdus sp..
GTGGTCCGGGAGATGGAGGTCGGCTTTCAAGGACGTGTTTCGGTAAGCGGCAAAGGGTGTGCCTGCCCTGGCCGCTGTCTCGCGGTCGACGTCGGAGTCGCCCACGTAGAGAACCTCCCCGGGTTCGAGGCCCAGGTGTTCCAGTATGATGGAGACGCATTGAGGATCGGGCTTGTGCCGCGTCACGTCACCGGACGTCACGATAACATCGAAAAGGTCCTTCAATTCCAGCATCTCGAGAAGGGGAACGAGGCTCTTGCCGCGATTCGTGGCTACGGCCGTGTGGTATCTCATCCTTACCCGGCGCAGCACATCGTGCACCCGTGGCTCCGGTTTCACCAGATCGAGGAAGGCCTCGGGCGGAAGCTGCCGTTGAAGCTCCAGCGCATCGCCAATGAATGGCGAACCCCGGAAAAGAGCCTCCAGCACACCCTTGCCGGTCCCGGTCAGGACCAGGTTCATCCAGGATTCGTCGAGCACGGGGAGGTCGAAGCGTGTGAGGATGTGGTTGTAGTACGCTACGTTTGATTCCACGGAATCAACAAGCACTCCGTCACAATCGTAGATTATCCCCTTGATCCGCCGGGCATCCATTGTCACGACCTTAAGCCCTCCTCACTCACACAGTCATCCCACGCCTCAGGCTGAACTTCCGCCTCTATTGTACCTGTTATGACGCCGGTTTTCAGGAATTTTCTTCAGCCGGACCCTCCTCAACAGCCATGGATCGTGCTATAATGAAAGCCTTGGGAATCGGACGCAACCCCTGTAGCCCGTGGAGAAGGAAGGATCTTATGATGCCTGAGCAGCCTGCCGATCGATCGGCCTTCATCGTCACCGCCATCGGGGACTACGTGAAGTCGCCGGGGAACAGCCTGCGCAATGCCGACGGCGAGCCCGCGTTCGGCACCCCGCTGGTGGGATTTTCCCGGGGCGACGATCCCCTGTACGGCGAGATCAAGGCCGACATCGGTGACTTCTACTTCACGCCCTTCGAGATATTCCACGCGACCTTTCCCCTCGCAGCGGTCTCTCCCTCGGACCTGACCGTCATCAGTTATGTCCTGCCCCAGACGGAGAAGACCCGGCGCGACCAGGCCCGGGAAAAGATATTCGCCTGCGAGCGCTGGGCGAGGTCTCGGCTGTACGGTGAAGAGTTCATCCTGAAGCTCGGTGCTCATCTGGTGACCCTCTTCGCCGACAATGGATACGAGGCCCTCTGCCCCGGGGCCTCAACGAAGTGGGAAAAGGCGATGTCCCAACGCCACGGTATAGCGTCCACCTGGTCGGAGCGGCACACCGCTTACGCCTCGGGCCTCGGCACGTTCGGGCTCTGCGACGGCCTTATCACCCCCCTCGGGAAGGCCGTCCGCCTGGGGTCCGTCGTCGCCCACATCGACATCCCGCCCACCCCCAGACCATACAAAGACCACCACGAGTACTGTCTCTTCTATTCGCAGGGAACCTGCGGCGCCTGCATAAAGCGATGCCCCGTCGGAGCCATATCGAAAGACGGGCACGACAAGACCAGATGCCAGCCTTACACCTCGATCACCGGCCACAAGCACAGCCTCGAGCACTACAACATCGACACAACCCCCTGCGGCCTCTGCCAGGCCGGCGTCCCGTGCGAATCAGGCATCCCTCCGCAAGACCACACGGATCCCCGGGAACTCTCGGCCCTGCGAACGGGATAATAGCCCTCATTGGCCCGTCTCCAGTCACGGGCATGAGACAGGGTCTTTGGACTATGTCAGATCTCTCAGGTGGCCAGATCCCTTCGTCAGTCAAGTTCCCTGAGGCGGAAGATCAGGCCGCTCGACAGCGTGACGAGCACGCCGAGGATCACGATACCCACCCTGAAGCTGTAGAGGTCTCCCGAGACTCCCAGCAGGTAGGGTATGATGCCGCTGCCGAAGACCATGCACACGGCAAGGATCATTCCCGTGGCAAGCCCCCTCATTTCGCGGTTGAATATCTTCGCGATCGCCACGAGCCCGACGGGGAAGAAACCCGTTATGAACACCGCCTGAAGGAAGAGGACTATCCCCGTCAGCCTCACGGAAGCGAGACCCATCAAGATGGTGAATACGCCCGCGATGGCCATCATGGGAAACATGATCTTATTCAGGCTGAACCTGTCGACAAGAAACCCGCAGGAGATCGCCACACCGACGGATCCGAGACGGGATATACCCAGAATGGTATTGGCATAGTCGATGCTCAACCGCAGTTCCTTCGTGAGGTAGAGGGGTATGATGGAATAGATGCCAAGGTTCGCCCCCACGCCGAAGGTGAAGAGCGCGGTCATTATCCAGAAGGGCCGCATCCGAAGGATATCGCGGAACACCGCCCTGGGAGGGTTCTCGATCCTGACCTCGGCGCAGGCGAAGCAAAGGGCGATAGCGCAGGCAAGGAAGACGCACGCGAACACCACGAACATGCCGCGCCAGGGGACCAGAGCGAGGAGACCGATGGCGACGAAGGGTGTGGTAAGGATGGAGATGGAGGCCCCGGTGTCATGTATCGCGATCGCCTTGCCCCAGTCCTTTTCAGAGTAGTACTCCGTGATCAGGGGAATGACGGACGGTATATAGACGCCGACGGCGAAACCGAGCACGAAGGCGAAAAGATACAGCAGGGTGAAGGTATGGATGAAGGGCACCAGGAACGTGGCAAGACTGAGAAGGGCGAGGGAAAAGATGATGGACCTCTTGTAGCCGAACCTGCCCGACAGGAAACCGGAGACGATCACGGAAACACCGTATCCGACAGAGAGCAGCACGAAGATACCGCTCGCCCGGGCATGACTGACAAGGAACTCGTCCTCGATGACGGGCAGGATCGGCGCAAGCACTATCCTCACGGAAAAGTTGAGGAACCACAAGAGCCAAAGAAAGAGAAGGAAAAGAAGCGCCCTGCCCCGAAGATCCGAATATCGCTCCACAGGTGAACTATAACCCGTGGCGGGATTTTAGAAAACCAAAAAAAGAAGGCTTGGGCGGCCTTTATCATGTTTTCCCTGCTCTTCGGATGTCCCATCTCACTCTTCCCGGGGTAGTCGAAGGAGCATTCACGTGATATACTCTAAGCTTGCGGATAACCCGCCTCATGGCGACCACGGTCGACACAAGGCTGTCCCGCAGGAAAG
It encodes:
- a CDS encoding HAD-IA family hydrolase, producing MTMDARRIKGIIYDCDGVLVDSVESNVAYYNHILTRFDLPVLDESWMNLVLTGTGKGVLEALFRGSPFIGDALELQRQLPPEAFLDLVKPEPRVHDVLRRVRMRYHTAVATNRGKSLVPLLEMLELKDLFDVIVTSGDVTRHKPDPQCVSIILEHLGLEPGEVLYVGDSDVDRETAARAGTPFAAYRNTSLKADLHLPDH
- a CDS encoding epoxyqueuosine reductase; the protein is MVTAIGDYVKSPGNSLRNADGEPAFGTPLVGFSRGDDPLYGEIKADIGDFYFTPFEIFHATFPLAAVSPSDLTVISYVLPQTEKTRRDQAREKIFACERWARSRLYGEEFILKLGAHLVTLFADNGYEALCPGASTKWEKAMSQRHGIASTWSERHTAYASGLGTFGLCDGLITPLGKAVRLGSVVAHIDIPPTPRPYKDHHEYCLFYSQGTCGACIKRCPVGAISKDGHDKTRCQPYTSITGHKHSLEHYNIDTTPCGLCQAGVPCESGIPPQDHTDPRELSALRTG
- a CDS encoding MFS transporter, translated to MERYSDLRGRALLFLLFLWLLWFLNFSVRIVLAPILPVIEDEFLVSHARASGIFVLLSVGYGVSVIVSGFLSGRFGYKRSIIFSLALLSLATFLVPFIHTFTLLYLFAFVLGFAVGVYIPSVIPLITEYYSEKDWGKAIAIHDTGASISILTTPFVAIGLLALVPWRGMFVVFACVFLACAIALCFACAEVRIENPPRAVFRDILRMRPFWIMTALFTFGVGANLGIYSIIPLYLTKELRLSIDYANTILGISRLGSVGVAISCGFLVDRFSLNKIMFPMMAIAGVFTILMGLASVRLTGIVLFLQAVFITGFFPVGLVAIAKIFNREMRGLATGMILAVCMVFGSGIIPYLLGVSGDLYSFRVGIVILGVLVTLSSGLIFRLRELD